GCTTCAGAATTGGTGGGACCGTCTCAGCTTTAGAGAAAAAGGAGCTATTCTGCTAGGAGCTTTTTCTCTAGCTCTGCTGTTTGTTGGCTTCTGGCCGGCGCTTGGCTTTGCCTTTACCGCGATTAGTATTCCTGCCAGCGGTCATGAAATAGCGAAGGACATTCGAGATCCGAAGCGGCTGCTTACTCCCGAGAATGCCGCTGCTACGCTGCTTGCGCTGGCTCTCAGCCGCGTGCCGTTTGGGCGATTGGCCAAAAAAGGCGGCGAGCGTCTTCAGAAATGGCTCGAGAAGCTGCTAAAGCGTAAGGGTAAGGCTGAACCGGACATCCCGCGTAAACAGCCGGACGTTGACGGGCCGAAAGAGAAAAGCGATAGCGGCAAACCGGAGGAGAAGGAGCCTTCCAAGAGCCCGGAAGGTGAAGATTATGTTCACTGGAGCAAGGCCAAATACAAAGGCGTTGAGCTGTATGACAGCCGCAACGGAGCTTTGGGCGAGTTTGACGGCATCGACGTTGAGAACGGTATTTTCTATGAAGCCAAATCAGCCGAAGGCTTGAACCGCATTCATCCCAAAACCGGCAGACCGCAGCAGACGCCGCAGCAGTTCACGGATAAACAGCTCTACCAAAAGACAAAAACCCGAATTAACAATTTGATGCAAAAAGCGGTAGGCACGCGTACGACGCCGGACGGGACATCCGATATTCCCAACCTGGAAGATATTAAAAGCATTCGCCGCTTTCAGTTTCAGCTTGACGGAGACTCGCCGGAGCTGCGCGCCGCCGCGGAAAACAGCTTGAACCGGCTGCGTCAGGAGTTTCCCGATTACACATTCTCAATCAGATTTGGAGTGAAATAGACATGTCGATCAGCGCATTTATACTCGATCCTGAAGATGAGTTCGAACGTGCATTTATGCTGCCGGTTGCTACGGAAGCATTCTATAAGCAGTACTGGGAGCCTGCAACCGAGGAACTGGGGCTTCAATGGACGCCGTTATTCCAAGGCGGAACGGATGTGGAGCATGAAGATGTTCCCCTCATCCTGGAGGAGATCGGTAAACTGAAGGAATGGGTGACCGCCAGAATGGACGGAGAAGCACAGGAGCATATGCTGCGGAGACTGAAGCTGCTCGAAACGGGACTGCCAAGTGCTTTTCGACGAGGAGACACGGTTGTGCATATCGGTTAATGCGAGAGGGAGAAGTTATGGATTTTCTGAAGGATAACCGGACACGGATCACGAACGGGAAATCATTGATAGACGGGCTCTGAAAAGTTGATTGTTGTAGAATTAGATTGGAAAATAGATGAAATTATTGTTATAGTACTATTAATTGTCATTTTCATAGAGGAGGTAAGCGATGAGATTAGCGGAAGCGCTTGTCCTGCGGGCGGACTGCCAGCGGAAAGTGGCGCAGATTAAGCAACGATTGGAAAGAGTCATAAAGGTTCAAGAAGGCGAGAGTCCTGCGGAATCACCTGCGGAGCTGCTGAACGAGCTGAAGAAGACGCTCGAAGAGCTAGCTGTCTGGGTGAAGAAGATCAATAAGACTAACTCTTTAAGCGCTTTTGATGCAAACACAACATTGGCAGAAGCATTGGCCGAACGCGATCGCATCATGCAGCATCGCAATATTCTAAATGAACTGCTCAGTACGGCTTCCATTCGGCAGGAACGCTATTCGAGGCAAGAAGTAAAGTATTATACGACGGTTGAGATTACCGAGCTCCAGAGTGAGGTTGACGATCTGTCGAGGAAATACAGGGAATTGGACTTTAAAATTCAAGAGAAAAATTGGAGCACGGATTTACTCGAAAACTAATCAAGTCGGTAACCGAAATCATACAGGCGAGTGCAACCCGCCAACGGGTAGTTGGACCTCCGATGCAGGTGCTGGGCCATGCCTGCAAAACTTCATGATTTAGCCCGATATTGTAACAAGAGTGCGCGTAAGCACGCAACTAGGCCGTATTTTTTTAATTGTAACTACCATGTACTGATGTATGAGCTCGGTGAGGGTGGGTTCGGGGGCTTAATTAGAAGAACAAGAAAGACAGTCGGCGGATGCCGACTGTCTCTTTTTTTGTTTTATGAGATCACCTAAAAATGCCATGGATACATAATACAATACATAATTTTTCAACATAAGTCTATTACTTTTTTGGCATTAATTGTATCGTATTAAAGCGGCCGCAATAAATGAAAGGGAGGAAGCCCTGCATGATTACGCTTCAAAAAATTACGTTGGATAACCGTCGTGACATCTTTAATCTGGAGGTATCCGGTGATCAAAAACGTTATGTTGCTTCGAATCTCTCAAGCGTAGCTTCTTGTTATGTACTTGCTACCAATGGGGGAGCTCCGTTTCCGTTTGCTATTTATGCGGATGAGCAGCCTGTGGGATTCGTCATGATTACGTATAAAATAACCAGCT
This region of Paenibacillus sp. JDR-2 genomic DNA includes:
- a CDS encoding DIP1984 family protein, with product MRLAEALVLRADCQRKVAQIKQRLERVIKVQEGESPAESPAELLNELKKTLEELAVWVKKINKTNSLSAFDANTTLAEALAERDRIMQHRNILNELLSTASIRQERYSRQEVKYYTTVEITELQSEVDDLSRKYRELDFKIQEKNWSTDLLEN